The proteins below are encoded in one region of Bombus terrestris chromosome 7, iyBomTerr1.2, whole genome shotgun sequence:
- the LOC100647970 gene encoding kinesin-like protein KIF18A has product MFACKLVKFTMVFNKRDLAKAFSPNKVKKLPKKRISNNSTKPSTSESPSLSIQTESGSQTSIKVIVRIRPQNEHEQQSNCKTVLKIVDDRMLIFDPKEEENPFFYHGVAQKGRDLLKKQNKELQFIFDKIFDMTSNNSDVFEGSTKDLICNLLDGYNCSVFAYGATGAGKTHTMLGSSNDPGITYRTVAELFSQIEQQSDQREFNLGVTYLEIYNENVQDLLHKSGPLHLRDDGRYGVVVAGLKIIAIQNAEELLTLLAKGNKNRTQHPTDANEESSRSHAVFQVYINITNKMDGQVRQVKLSMIDLAGSERASATGCKGARFKEGANINKSLLALGNCINKLADGAKHITYRDSKLTRLLKDSLGGNCQTVMIANIAPSSFSYEDTYNTLRYANRAKKIKSHIKKNIISCEMHVTAYIKMVEEQKKEINYLKQKLLAFENSSLHALPQGQGNNINEEIDKAALIDSNKLIELLQKKKILNEKVLSLESADKILCCRIQYKKAADERLHNLTAAVDTLTLEEQNASGKSRVNKSLHYFERQRDSLKIQMEAAWEELCSVETEIQKLYAEAKLKKLAKLEDMFALQTSEIENSRLQQQCEHAKKVSNLQQCEIESHYSMIKMMSTTLQNYYNMMRGYGTMTDTMKEEFKQLIKLLEGVRNIKWSDMETTKHEECFYNLTCLSVPHLMDPLNSKIPIYVLQPLNDQNALDATFNTSYSEKEVFDTQNVTVTLEEESTMDCNTDMKVIKQSTEEGQNVNCIQEKVKKRVLSDKNNMNITRTPIKQARKISPKRKDITICTIGIKDKENKKYTQKPHVTMSARSITILNKLKADKLKKENLDINTSNRGLKAVREKERKRLMSTHPYQKPKEKQKFCPVLPSSQIP; this is encoded by the exons ATGTTCGCATGTAAATTAGTAAAGTTTACTATGGTGTTTAATAAAAGAGATTTGGCGAAAGCATTTTCGCCAAACAAAGTTAAAAAGTTGCCAAAGAAACGAATTTCAAACAATTCAACAAAGCCAAGCACAAGTGAAAGCCCAAGTTTATCGATACAAACTGAATCTGGTTCGCAGACGAGTATTAAAGTAATCGTAAGAATACGACCGCAAAATGAGCATGAACAGCAGAGCAATTGTAAAACTGTTTTGAAAATTGTTGACGATAGAATGCTAATTTTCGATCCTAAAGAAGAGGAGAATCCATTTTTTTATCATGGTGTTGCTCAGAAAGGTCGTGATTTGcttaagaaacaaaataaagaacTACAATTCATTTTTGACAAAATATTTGACATGACGTCGAATAACAGTGATGTATTTGAAGGAAGTACGAAAGATTTGATTTGCAATCTTTTGGATGGTTATAATTGTTCTGTATTTGCATACGGAGCAACTGGTGCTGGAAAAACTCATACTATGCTTGGTAGTAGCAATGATCCTGGTATTACATACAGGACAGTCGCAGAATTATTTTCTCAAATAGAACAGCAAAGTGATCAACGTGAATTTAATTTAGGTGTAAcgtatttagaaatttataatgaaaatgtGCAAGATCTTTTACATAAATCTGGTCCTTTGCATTTAAGAGATGATGGTAGATATGGAGTAGTTGTTGCTGGTCTTAAAATAATTGCTATTCAGAATGCTGAAGAATTATTGACACTTTTAGCAAAAGGCAATAAAAATCGCACTCAACATCCTACGGATGCAAATGAGGAAAGTAGTAGAAGTCACGCTGTTTTTCAAGTTTATATTAATATCACCAACAAAATGGATGGTCAAGTACGACAAGTTAAACTGTCTATGATTGATTTAGCTGGTTCTGAAAGAGCTTCTGCTACAGGTTGTAAAGGGGCAAGGTTTAAAGAAGGtgcaaatattaataaatctttaTTGGCTCTAGGCAACTGCATTAATAAGTTAGCAGATGGCGCAAAACATATAACATACAGAGATTCTAAATTGACTCGTCTCTTAAAAGACTCATTAGGTGGAAATTGTCAGACAGTTATGATAGCTAACATAGCACCTTCTAGCTTTAGTTATGAGGATACATACAATACATTGAGATATGCAAATAGAGCAAAGAAGATCAAATCtcatataaagaaaaatattatatcctGTGAAATGCATGTAACTGCATATATAAAAATGGTTgaagaacaaaagaaagaaataaattatctaAAACAAAAGCTATTAGCATTTGAAAATAGTTCGCTGCATGCATTACCACAAGGTCAAGGTAATAACATTAATGAGGAAATAGATAAAGCTGCACTAATTGATAGcaataaattaattgaattacttcaaaaaaagaaaattctgaaTGAAAAAGTCCTTTCATTAGAAAGCGCAGACAAGATATTATGCTGTAGAATTCAATATAAGAAAGCAGCAGATGAAAGATTGCATAATCTAACAGCAGCTGTTGATACTTTGACGCTTGAAGAACAAAATGCAAGTGGTAAATCAAGAGTTAATAAATCACTGCATTACTTTGAACGACAAAGAGATTCTTTAAAGATACAGATGGAAGCAGCATGGGAGGAATTGTGTTCAGTAGAAACAGAAATACAAAAACTGTATGCAGAAGCAAAGTTAAAGAAACTTGCAAAATTAGAAGATATGTTTGCACTACAAACTagtgaaatagaaaattctagATTGCAACAACAGTGTGAACATGCAAAAAAAGTAAGTAATCTTCAACAATGTGAAATAGAGTCTCATTATTCAATGATTAAAATGATGAGTACaacattacaaaattattataacatGATGAGAGGATATGGAACCATGACAGATACAATGAAGGAAGAATTTAAACAGCTGATCAAATTATTAGAAGgagtaagaaatataaaatggtCAGATATGGAAACAACTAAACATGAGGAGTGCTTTTATAACTTGACATGCCTTAGTGTACCCCATTTAATGGATCCCCTTAATAGTAAGATACCTATATATGTGTTACAACCTTTAAATGATCAAAATGCATTGGATGCAACTTTCAATACATCTTATTCTGAAAAAGAAGTGTTTGATACACAGAATGTAACTGTCACATTGGAAGAAGAATCAACCATGGATTGTAATACTGATATGAAAGTAATAAAGCAAAGTACAGAAGAAGGACAAAATGTAAATTGTATACAAGAAAAAGTTAAAAAGCGTGTCCTttcagataaaaataatatgaatataacaAGGACTCCTATCAAACAGGCAAGGAAGATATCCCCTAAACGTAAGGATATTACAATCTGTACAATAGGAAtcaaagataaagaaaataaaaaatatacgcaAAAGCCACATGTAACAATGAGCGCTAGAAGTATAACCATATTAAATAAGTTAAAAGCAGATAAACTTAAGAAAGAAAATCTTGATATAAATACATCAAATAGAGGGTTAAAAGCAgtaagggaaaaagaaagaaaaagattaatgTCAACGCATCCCTATCAAAAaccaaaagaaaaacaaaa ATTCTGTCCAGTTCTACCTTCGTCACAAATTCCATGA
- the LOC100647969 gene encoding odorant receptor 24a isoform X1: protein MSKELKIYRKYASFVKRFLLLSGMCPITKERDVFYRCISIWSIFSSFISLCVVGNFCSQNVQNIALLTASFSLFCAILNTTTKACCFFIYQNKLQQANDILSSMLEQALSETDIRSIAFSWVRTFYRLIYLQFTLMTINSTIHAFKPLITRILYDANNTTNLQYPLPFPASYPWTIDSMLVWQLHYLFDLNIVWNIISVSTGVDGFFSFCLFRISVMLRLLGFEFEMRFSTDEKDKANKEYEENRKRIFQECVNKHALLLKCRDIVQEAYGPVILLTTITSATSLCTLIFQVLQVRGQIIDKIIICIVFIFMKLLQTFLYAWPADVILTESDRFRRKVYFSDWYKHKDISFAKGFTLILAQRSIVLKACDLMQVSLDLFVKVLNTAVSYYFLLETIDKDK, encoded by the exons ATGTCGAAAGaactaaaaatatatcgaaagtaTGCTAGTTTCGTAAAACGTTTTCTCCTCCTTAGTGGGATGTGTCCGATTACGAAGGAGCGGGATGTATTTTATCGGTGCATATCAATTTGGTCGAtattttcctctttcatttCACTCTGTGTCGTAGGAAATTTTTGCTCACAGAATGTTCAGAATATCGCTTTGCTTACCGCTTCGTTTTCCCTCTTCTGTGCCATATTGAATACAACTACGAAG GCTTGCTGCTTTTTTATCTATCAAAATAAACTACAACAAGCAAATGATATACTCAGTTCTATGTTGGAACAAGCACTAAGCGAAACAGATATAAGATCAATAGCTTTTTCCTGGGTTCGAACGTTTTATCGATTGATTTATCTACAGTTTACGTTAATGACAATCAACAGCACTATACACGCATTTAAACCGTTGATTACGAGAATACTTTACGACGCGAACAATACAACGAATCTACAATATCCTTTACCCTTTCCTGCAAGTTATCCTTGGACGATTGATTCAATGTTAGTCTGGCAATTGCATTATCTCTTTGATTTGAATATTGTTTGGAATATAATCTCTGTATCTACCGGCGTAGATGGATTTTTCAGCTTTTGCTTATTTCGTATATCGGTAATGTTACGTTTGTTGGGTTTTGAGTTCGAGATGAGATTTTCAACTGACGAGAAGGATAAGGCGAATAAAGAGTATGAGGAGAATCGTAAACGGATCTTTCAAGAATGCGTCAACAAGCACGCTCTGTTACTGAAATGTCGAGACATCGTTCAAGAAGCTTACGGACCCGTCATACTATTAACAACAATAACGAGCGCAACGAGTCTATGTACtttaatatttcaggttttgcaG GTCAGAGGACAAATCATCGATAAAATCATAATTTGTattgttttcatttttatgaaattattacaaACGTTCCTGTACGCCTGGCCTGCAGACGTAATTCTTACCGAG AGCGATCGTTTTCGTCGCAAGGTTTATTTTAGCGATTGGTACAAACACAAGGATATTAGTTTCGCAAAAGGCTTTACGCTGATATTAGCACAGAGATCGATCGTTCTGAAAGCGTGTGATTTGATGCAAGTTTCATTGGATCTTTTTGTTAAG GTTTTGAATACCGCAGTATCCTACTATTTCTTGTTAGAAACCATTGATAaggataaataa
- the LOC100647969 gene encoding uncharacterized protein LOC100647969 isoform X2 produces MLRLLGFEFEMRFSTDEKDKANKEYEENRKRIFQECVNKHALLLKCRDIVQEAYGPVILLTTITSATSLCTLIFQVLQVRGQIIDKIIICIVFIFMKLLQTFLYAWPADVILTESDRFRRKVYFSDWYKHKDISFAKGFTLILAQRSIVLKACDLMQVSLDLFVKVLNTAVSYYFLLETIDKDK; encoded by the exons ATGTTACGTTTGTTGGGTTTTGAGTTCGAGATGAGATTTTCAACTGACGAGAAGGATAAGGCGAATAAAGAGTATGAGGAGAATCGTAAACGGATCTTTCAAGAATGCGTCAACAAGCACGCTCTGTTACTGAAATGTCGAGACATCGTTCAAGAAGCTTACGGACCCGTCATACTATTAACAACAATAACGAGCGCAACGAGTCTATGTACtttaatatttcaggttttgcaG GTCAGAGGACAAATCATCGATAAAATCATAATTTGTattgttttcatttttatgaaattattacaaACGTTCCTGTACGCCTGGCCTGCAGACGTAATTCTTACCGAG AGCGATCGTTTTCGTCGCAAGGTTTATTTTAGCGATTGGTACAAACACAAGGATATTAGTTTCGCAAAAGGCTTTACGCTGATATTAGCACAGAGATCGATCGTTCTGAAAGCGTGTGATTTGATGCAAGTTTCATTGGATCTTTTTGTTAAG GTTTTGAATACCGCAGTATCCTACTATTTCTTGTTAGAAACCATTGATAaggataaataa
- the LOC100648092 gene encoding 28S ribosomal protein S35, mitochondrial isoform X2 — MHMRIYVYTEMSRVGTTYLEFRVLELMPSEQKATKKRSQTKVNLMNKTKNEVLTNQDWQAIWPAARTFHPDIVPFTLQQGYKNKKGIHPDKYANAELLKIPNFLHLTPPVIERHCRAIKKFCTKWPKELKTDETCVKYFPVEIITSDYCYSSPTIREPLARIVNLRVRLSSLHLDAHAKDKILRLLGNRYNPNTDIITITADRCPSRKQNLDYVNYLLTALFHVSWRFEPWETEKSEVDMEYYDWDKSKSRKSLTSMYSWPKMPTDSNYEYIPHATEYKIAVSDLINKGEDQFSINKYKQAVRNVLNLKSYDFKNK; from the exons ATGCACATGCGTATATATGTTTATACAGAAATGAGTCGTGTAGGAACTACTTACTTAG AATTTCGGGTATTGGAATTAATGCCAAGTGAACAGAAAGCTACAAAAAAAAGGTCACAAACAAAGGtaaatttaatgaataaaaCTAAAAATGAAGTGTTAACTAATCAAGATTGGCAGGCAATTTGGCCTGCTGCACGAACATTTCATCCTGATATCGTACCATTTACTTTACAACAaggatataaaaataagaaaggtaTACATCCTGATAAATATGCAAATGCAGAGTTATTGAAAATTCCGAACTTCTTACACCTTACTCCACCTGTTATTGAAAGACATTGCAgagcaataaaaaaattttgtacGAAATGGCCAAAAGAATTGAAAACAGATGAAACATGTGTAAAATACTTTCCTGTTGAAATCATTACATCTGATTATTGTTATTCTTCTCCTACAATAAGAGAACCTCTTGCTAGAATAGTTAATTTGAGAGTAAGACTATCTTCTTTGCATTTAGATGCTCATGCTAAAGATAAAATACTTAGGTTACTGGGTAATAGGTATAATCCTAACACAGATATAATAACGATAACTGCAGACAGATGTCCAAGTAGAAAACAGAATTTAGATTATGTAAATTACCTACTAACTGCATTGTTTCATGTATCTTGG cgttttgaaccatgGGAGACAGAAAAATCTGAAGTAGATATGGAATATTATGACTGGGATAAAAGTAAAAGCAGAAAATCTTTAACGTCCATGTATAGTTGGCCAAAAATGCCAACTGATTCCAACTATGAATACATCCCACATGCAACAGAATATAAAATTGCAGTttctgatttaataaataaaggaGAAGATCAATTTTCAATCAATAAATACAAACAAGCTGTTAGAAATGTGTTAAACCTAAAATCttatgattttaaaaataagtaa
- the LOC105665872 gene encoding beta-parvin isoform X2: MPPEEYALDENEERSMIEPRSLEDSKLKELIFVLIEWINDELADQRIIVKDIAEDLYDGQVLQKLLEKLTGKKLDVPEVTQSEEGQKQKLAVVLSAANQVLGRHPPYKWNVESVHSKNIVAILHLLVGLARQFRAPVRLPERVAAQVVVVRKKDGQLIHRTVREEITSTYDDLGMRCERDAFDSLFDHPADKLAVVKKSLISFVNKHLSKVHLEVTDLDTQFHDGVFLTLLLGLLEGFFVPLGSFHLTPKTHDHKVHNVSFAFDIMQDIGLPKPKARPEDIVNLDLKSTLRVLYNLFTKYKSMN; the protein is encoded by the exons ATGCCACCAGAAGAATATGCGTTAGATGAAAATGAGGAACGTTCAATGATAGAACCTAGGTCTTTGGAAGATTCTAAActtaaagaattaatatttgtcCTCATTGAATGGATCAACGATGAATTAGCAGACCAACGGATTATTGTTAAAGATATTGCAGAAGATTTGTATGATGGACAGGTACTACAGAAACTATTGG aaaagttGACAGGAAAGAAGTTAGATGTTCCTGAAGTGACTCAATCAGAAGAAGGTCAGAAACAGAAATTAGCAGTTGTGTTGTCAGCTGCTAATCAAGTATTAGGACGCCATCCTCCTTACAAATGGAACGTAGAATCTGTTCATTCGAAAAACATTGTTGCCATTTTACATTTATTGGTTGGTTTGGCAAGGCAATTTCGAGCGCCTGTTAGATTGCCAGAGAGAGTAGCTGCTCAGGTTGTCGTTGTGCGTAAAAAGGATGGCCAGCTAATACACAGAACGGTTAGAGAAGAAATTACATCGACGTACGATGATTTGGGAATGCGTTGCGAACGAGACGCTTTCGATAGTCTTTTCGATCATCCGGCTGATAAATTAGCTGTAGTTAAAAAG TCGTTGATTTCTTTCGTCAATAAACACTTGAGTAAAGTTCATTTGGAGGTGACAGATTTAGATACGCAATTTCATGATGGTGTTTTTTTAACTCTTCTACTTGGACTTCTCGAAGGTTTTTTCGTACCTTTAGGTAGTTTTCATTTGACACCTAAAACACATGATCATAAGGTACATAATGTTTCATTTGCATTTGATATTATGCAAGATATTGGTCTACCAAAACCCAAGGCTCGCCCAGAAG ATATTGTAAATTTGGATCTAAAATCAACTCTACGAGTATTGTACAATCTATTCACAAAATATAAAAGCATGAATtaa
- the LOC100648092 gene encoding 28S ribosomal protein S35, mitochondrial isoform X1 yields the protein MLSLIRRYETQNIITALKIMKLSSSSSASIDDDIEFRVLELMPSEQKATKKRSQTKVNLMNKTKNEVLTNQDWQAIWPAARTFHPDIVPFTLQQGYKNKKGIHPDKYANAELLKIPNFLHLTPPVIERHCRAIKKFCTKWPKELKTDETCVKYFPVEIITSDYCYSSPTIREPLARIVNLRVRLSSLHLDAHAKDKILRLLGNRYNPNTDIITITADRCPSRKQNLDYVNYLLTALFHVSWRFEPWETEKSEVDMEYYDWDKSKSRKSLTSMYSWPKMPTDSNYEYIPHATEYKIAVSDLINKGEDQFSINKYKQAVRNVLNLKSYDFKNK from the exons atgTTATCGCTAATAAGACGTTACGAAACCCAAAATATTATAACGgcattaaaaattatgaaactttcGTCATCATCTTCTGCGAGCATCGATGATGATATAG AATTTCGGGTATTGGAATTAATGCCAAGTGAACAGAAAGCTACAAAAAAAAGGTCACAAACAAAGGtaaatttaatgaataaaaCTAAAAATGAAGTGTTAACTAATCAAGATTGGCAGGCAATTTGGCCTGCTGCACGAACATTTCATCCTGATATCGTACCATTTACTTTACAACAaggatataaaaataagaaaggtaTACATCCTGATAAATATGCAAATGCAGAGTTATTGAAAATTCCGAACTTCTTACACCTTACTCCACCTGTTATTGAAAGACATTGCAgagcaataaaaaaattttgtacGAAATGGCCAAAAGAATTGAAAACAGATGAAACATGTGTAAAATACTTTCCTGTTGAAATCATTACATCTGATTATTGTTATTCTTCTCCTACAATAAGAGAACCTCTTGCTAGAATAGTTAATTTGAGAGTAAGACTATCTTCTTTGCATTTAGATGCTCATGCTAAAGATAAAATACTTAGGTTACTGGGTAATAGGTATAATCCTAACACAGATATAATAACGATAACTGCAGACAGATGTCCAAGTAGAAAACAGAATTTAGATTATGTAAATTACCTACTAACTGCATTGTTTCATGTATCTTGG cgttttgaaccatgGGAGACAGAAAAATCTGAAGTAGATATGGAATATTATGACTGGGATAAAAGTAAAAGCAGAAAATCTTTAACGTCCATGTATAGTTGGCCAAAAATGCCAACTGATTCCAACTATGAATACATCCCACATGCAACAGAATATAAAATTGCAGTttctgatttaataaataaaggaGAAGATCAATTTTCAATCAATAAATACAAACAAGCTGTTAGAAATGTGTTAAACCTAAAATCttatgattttaaaaataagtaa
- the LOC105665872 gene encoding beta-parvin isoform X1, with protein sequence MSSPRPKSPRPPISTRKDEKEESFWDKIGTLGRKKRIKEVQEVQEEGKYAIDSPGFAANPEMPPEEYALDENEERSMIEPRSLEDSKLKELIFVLIEWINDELADQRIIVKDIAEDLYDGQVLQKLLEKLTGKKLDVPEVTQSEEGQKQKLAVVLSAANQVLGRHPPYKWNVESVHSKNIVAILHLLVGLARQFRAPVRLPERVAAQVVVVRKKDGQLIHRTVREEITSTYDDLGMRCERDAFDSLFDHPADKLAVVKKSLISFVNKHLSKVHLEVTDLDTQFHDGVFLTLLLGLLEGFFVPLGSFHLTPKTHDHKVHNVSFAFDIMQDIGLPKPKARPEDIVNLDLKSTLRVLYNLFTKYKSMN encoded by the exons ATGTCGTCTCCACGTCCAAAATCTCCACGACCTCCTATTTCGACGAGGAaggatgaaaaagaagaaagtttcTGGGATAAGATTGGGACCTTGGGTCGAAAAAAGCGTATCAAAGAAG TGCAAGAGGTACAGGAGGAAGGGAAATATGCAATTGATTCACCAGGATTTGCAGCCAATCCAGAGATGCCACCAGAAGAATATGCGTTAGATGAAAATGAGGAACGTTCAATGATAGAACCTAGGTCTTTGGAAGATTCTAAActtaaagaattaatatttgtcCTCATTGAATGGATCAACGATGAATTAGCAGACCAACGGATTATTGTTAAAGATATTGCAGAAGATTTGTATGATGGACAGGTACTACAGAAACTATTGG aaaagttGACAGGAAAGAAGTTAGATGTTCCTGAAGTGACTCAATCAGAAGAAGGTCAGAAACAGAAATTAGCAGTTGTGTTGTCAGCTGCTAATCAAGTATTAGGACGCCATCCTCCTTACAAATGGAACGTAGAATCTGTTCATTCGAAAAACATTGTTGCCATTTTACATTTATTGGTTGGTTTGGCAAGGCAATTTCGAGCGCCTGTTAGATTGCCAGAGAGAGTAGCTGCTCAGGTTGTCGTTGTGCGTAAAAAGGATGGCCAGCTAATACACAGAACGGTTAGAGAAGAAATTACATCGACGTACGATGATTTGGGAATGCGTTGCGAACGAGACGCTTTCGATAGTCTTTTCGATCATCCGGCTGATAAATTAGCTGTAGTTAAAAAG TCGTTGATTTCTTTCGTCAATAAACACTTGAGTAAAGTTCATTTGGAGGTGACAGATTTAGATACGCAATTTCATGATGGTGTTTTTTTAACTCTTCTACTTGGACTTCTCGAAGGTTTTTTCGTACCTTTAGGTAGTTTTCATTTGACACCTAAAACACATGATCATAAGGTACATAATGTTTCATTTGCATTTGATATTATGCAAGATATTGGTCTACCAAAACCCAAGGCTCGCCCAGAAG ATATTGTAAATTTGGATCTAAAATCAACTCTACGAGTATTGTACAATCTATTCACAAAATATAAAAGCATGAATtaa